Proteins encoded in a region of the Nicotiana tomentosiformis chromosome 9, ASM39032v3, whole genome shotgun sequence genome:
- the LOC138899528 gene encoding uncharacterized protein, which produces MWRHYLYGIHVDIYTGYKRLQYIFKQKELNLRQRRWLELLKDYDVDILYHPGKANVVVDALSRRSMGSMSYLQPEKYGIAHEIHQLTSLGARLLYSGDAGVTIQDTTTSSLVTEVKERQYEDLVLAHYRDTSPQKENTPFEITGYGVLGYRGRLCVLMWQGCASKLWEKLIILVILFVQELRRCIMISGEYTGGTK; this is translated from the coding sequence atgtggaggcactatttgtatggcattcatgttgatatctatacgggtTATAAGcgccttcaatatatcttcaagcaaaaggaattgaatttacgccaaaggagatggttggagctactgaaagactacgacgttgatattttataccatccggggaaggcgaatgtagtggTCGACGCCCTCagtcgtagatctatgggtagcatgtcatatttacagccagagaagtatggtatagcccatgagattcatcagctaacTAGTCTTGGAGCTCGATTACTGTACTCAGGTGATGctggagttactattcaggacacgacaacatcatctttagtaactgaagtgaaggaacgccagtatgaggatcttgtgctagctcattacagagatacatcccctcaaaaggagaatacaccatttgaaaTTACAGGATATGGAGTCCTCGGATATCgtggtcgattatgtgttctaatgtggcagggttgcgccagcaAGTTATGGGAAAAGCTcattattctcgttattctatttgtCCAggagctacgaagatgtatcatgatatcaggggaatatactggtgggacaaaatga
- the LOC138899529 gene encoding uncharacterized protein, with protein MAVDLDVEELIIMGDSDWIIRQAQGEWETRDIKLIPYRQHGNVLVDPLEIQIRERHGYCNTIEIEPDVQLWYIDIKRFMKIKKYPEQASGDQKRTIRRLASSFFLSGEMLYKRNPDLNLLRTVISVRYTVTGFIPRLQSCILCQYLGHSLPGVWMSLGQSSRKLQMGTDSSWLPLIISQSGLKQSPSKPSPRKRWWTSCIPTLFCHFGIPKTIITDNAANLNNHLMREVCEQFKITHRNSTLYRPKANGVVEAANKNIKKIFKKMIQSSRQWHEKLPFALLGYCTTMSTSVWATPYLLVYGTEAVIPAKDEIPSLRIIVEAEIEDDEWIKARLEKLTMIDEKRMAAVCYGQLYQQRMARSYNKKVRPRKFEVGQLVLRH; from the exons ATGGCAGTTGATTTGGATGTGGAAGAATTGATAATCATGGGAGATTCAGATTGGATCattcggcaagcccaaggtgaatgggaaacTCGAGATATCAAGCTTATCCCATATAGGCAACAT GGAAATGTCCTTGTTGACCCGCTGGAAATCCAAATTCGAGAAAGGCATGGTTATTGTAATACAATTGAAATAGAACCAGATGTTCAGCTATGGTATATTGATATCAAAAGGTttatgaaaataaagaaatatcccGAGCAGGCTAGTGGAGACCAAAAGAGAACCATTAGAAGGCTTGCCAGCAGTTTCTTCTTGAGCGGAGAAATGTTGTACAAAAGAAATCCAGATTTGAATCTCTTAAG AACTGTCATCAGTGTCAGATACACGGTGACCGGATTCATTCCCCGCCTTCAGAGTTGCATCCTATGTCAGTACCTTGGCCATTCGTTGcctggggtatggatgtcattgggccaatcgagccgaaagcttcaaatgggcacagattcatcttggttgccattgattatttcacaaagtgggttgaagcagtcaCCTTCAAAACCGTCACCAAGAAAGCGGTGGTGGACTTCGTGCATTCCAACATTATTTTGCCATTTTggtattcctaaaactatcattacAGACAATGCTGCAAATCTGAACAACCActtgatgagggaggtatgcgaACAATTTAAGATTACGCATCGTAATTCTACCCTTTATCGGCCCAAAGCTAATGGCGTTGTTGAAgctgcaaacaagaatatcaagaagatcttcaagaaaatgattcaaagttctaGACAGTGGCATGAAAAGCTGCCTTTCGCATTATTGGGATATTGCACAACCATGAGCACATCAGTTTGGGCAACGccttacttattggtttatggcactgaagccgtAATACCTGCAAAagatgaaattccctctcttcgaatcattgttgaagccgagatcgaggatgatgaatggaTCAAGGCCCGATTGGAAAAAttaactatgattgatgaaaagcgaatGGCCGCAGTTTGCTatgggcagttgtaccaacaaagaatggctcgttcctacaacaagaaagtgcgaccCAGGAAATtcgaagtggggcaactcgttttgagacattga